The region GGGCTGAGAATAAGGTGTGGAATAGGGAGGGAAAGTTCGAAAAACTTGGAGCAATAGGATTGGGAAAATAATTTTGAGAGCCGTAGAATTGGGCAAAGGGAAAGAAAATCTCGAGATGGGGCGGCGAGCATGGGATGATGGGAATGTACAACTTTAATTGGTGCAAATGGGTAGCTGTGTGCTATtacaattttcttttctttcattggaaacaaaaaagaaaagtcaCTGGCTTCCAGTTAAAATTGAATGGGAACATAAATAAATGTAAGCCAACTATTTGTTGacgttttgtttttttttttctctcaaataGAACAATAATTaaagttcaattttaaatttgaaattagagactttgggaaatgGATGCAGCAAAAAGGTTGTTGGGGCACGCTTGTatcaagaaagagaaataaagaaGGAGGAGAAAGAAATTCATGCCACGTGTACAGGGAAGATAGTGGGGGAGAGGGGacgtttaaaaaaaatcaacaaagtTATGAAAAAGCCACGTGTACAGGGAAGATGTGAGGAAGGATGTTAGTTTGACATGTGGaattccacttattctaagaaTGCATGAGAGAGCAGAATGCATGAGGAGCTCACACCTCAGCATTTGACTCTTTGAACCTTTGCTCTTTTATTGATGAACCGATTAGGGTATAAacgttattttcttttttataagcGTTACTTTATGTAACCTCCCACTTCCTTTCACATTTGAACTCTTGGAAAATGAGATTTAGAATTCCAAAGCATCAAAATTGTCCATTGGTTTCTCACTTAAACATACACTTAAaatcagtgttatcagactcggaccggtgatcgactcggtcgagacactgggtcaatgagtcaatgattcaaccactgggtcattggttcgattgcttgactcggtttatattaaaaaattataataatttaaaatataacctttgtatatcatatatataaaataatatgcattATTTTTAACAAGAAGTAAAGTGGTGTAGTGGCAATTTGGATTAGCTTTCCTCcctcatttttttaaataactctcaattgaatatcatttgaccaaataattaacattgaatgtaaattaattacagtttgaacattaaaaacagttttgacaaaaaaaaaggcaaaaacagaaaaaaaaaaaaaaaaaaaaaaaaaaggaccgGTCCATTAAAACTGGTCGAGTCGCCTGTTTATTCCCTTAACCGGCCGGTCCAAACCGGTTCATATCGGTTGAATTGCATGGCCGATCCATTTAATGGCTCGGTCCGGTCaagggtccggttcccggttcaaccggtcgaaccggccggtccgagttttataacactgcTTAAAATGgtcaaatatttaaaataaaattgagagaATTTTGACCCCAATACGAATGAATCTTATTAAATAATGCTAGTTACACACCtctttttgaggtggaagaggtgaaatgaggagagagataggaagaaaagaaaaagtaagagagagaaagtatgagatgtgatagatgataagagtagagagatagaaacaaaaatatgtgaaaatgaagtgtttaaaagatgaggtgAATCTTATCAATTGTAAAAAAACCATGAGAAGTTTCacaatttatgtattttttaattattaaacacACAAAAATTAGGTATTTAATAGAATTGATACATTTTTAAATAAGAATAATTTCTGAAAGTTAATATGATTTTTGGTAAATTAGAAACTTCATTAATTTAAACAAATTTTCttgatatatattttgatttaaaagaGTTAGACAGAAATGACGCTAAGGTTTATCCACTTATGAAAAAttagagaaataaaaaaaatatgatgtgaaaactgaaaagatgGGACAAATAGAGTAGTAGACGGGAGgtgaagagaaaaaatgaaaataaaataaaataagttgaaCATAACGAATATtgcaatttgtttttgtttttttggttaAGAACGGATTAGTGCACGTAAACGTGTTTTTTCAGCCTGTCCATCGTGAATCTATGCATATTAATGTTGACCACTTCACGTAATGCAATGCATATGAAAACCGAATACAAGGCTTGAACaatgcataaaaaaattaatcaactaAAGCAGAACcattcaatttttctttgaatTCTGACAGTTGCATTTTTACTGCATCTTGTTTGATTGAAAGGGAATGAAGTAAAGAGCAGAAATTTTTAGATTAGTGTTTAATTCAAATTTTTAGAGATGAAAGGGATTGAGAAGACTGAGATCTCTTTAGACTCAACTTTAGCTCTCCTGAAAAGTTAAAGAATTTAGAGAAGTGATAATATTACTAAAATATTGATAGTGATATTTTAAAGCCTAAAATTGTTCTGAAAGAAATGATCtgaaaaaattgttttaaaattcCTCTCATGTGAGCCAACCAAAAAAAGATTATTCCTCATACTCTATCATATTCTCATTTTATTCAACATTTAAGAATTGAATTCTCTCTCCTCTCAGCTCTATTAAATTCTATCCTCACCTTTGAATCAAATGCAATAGTAGGCAGGAGTAGCACAACCATGTTATATTGGCTGCGTTTGTATAGTTGCTAGGGACGAACGTCAACCTACGTTGGCTCAATCCAACAACAAAGCTCCATCGACTTTCATCTCGCGGAGTTTGGGATGCTGCCATGGAAATGTATAAACAAACACACAAAACACAGTCGTTGCCGGTTGTATTGTAGAATGTTTGGTTTCATAGTAAAATGTTCTAGAATCACTTCTAGTTAGGAATCATAAGTCTTGTCTTTTAAGTAAAatcatgaaaccaaacatgAAGTTAGCTATAGCAACTATTATTTCTTAGTATTATTGATTTCGAATTATCTAGAACGATTGGCAACACAGATATTAAAAGATATTGCTCATTTTATGATAACTAGCTGAGAGATTTCCTCTCGTTTTTGGCTCAATACAGAGGTTAGATCAAAATGTTACTCTCTAATAAGGATCAAGATACCTGATTCAATTATTACATGATATAAGGTAATCCTTGATCCTGTTACAAAAACACTCGTCTGACAAGGAAAATGGACAACCTTTTCAGCGCCCTTTAGCAACATAGGCAGCTAACACAGCAGCAAAAATTGTAGATGCAGAAGATATCATAGTCAACAAGCCCTTACCTTTGTGTGCCTTGTCCACATTCTTCTGCAGTGACACAATTTGTTGCTTCAGGTCATCCACTATCTCAGTCTTACTCTTGAACGCGTTCTTTATTGTATCCAGTTCTGCCGCATATGGCTGAATTTCACCCGCAAGCTTCTTCCCATCACGCACCACTTCCTCTACATCGTTGTTCTCATGACACACAAGTGCAGCAGTACTCTTCAACATTGCCAAGGCCTGGTTCGAATTGATGCAGAAAAACTCAATCTTAGCGCTCAAATCAGCAGACTCCCGCTGAGCATCCAGAAGGGTATTCTGCAGTGCTTCCTTTTCCTTCTTCAAAACATCCACATTGCTTACCAGCTCCTTGTTTCTCTCACTCAGCTTCTCTCTCTCACTTCTCATCTTCCACAACTCAGTCGCAGCTTGTTCAGCTTTTACCACTATCCCCGCAACTTGCAATGCCAATTGCTCCCCTTTATTCTTCTCCTCCTCAAATCCCTTTTTCAAGTTATCCTTCTCAAGAGTTACTTCATCAACAACATCTCTATAATGGTTCACTTGAGAAAGCAATTGCTCATTTTTCTCATTCAGCTTCTCTCTCTCACTTCTCATCTTCCCCAACTCAGATTCAGCTTGTTCAATTTTCTTCTCCATCCCTGCAATTTGCAACTCCAGCTTCTCCACTTTGTTCTTCTCCTCCTCAAATCCCTTTCTCATGTTATCCTTCTCAAGAGTCACTTCATCAACAGCATCTCTATAATGGTTAACTTGAGAAACCAATtgctcatttttctcttcaaactCTTTGCACGACCCTTTCAATTCATCCACAACACCCCTCAGCCGACCCAGCTCTCCTTGCAACTCAGCAATTTCATACTCCTGGCGAGCTTTAACCTGCTCCATCTCATCTAGCGCTCTATTCGCCTCATCAAGCTCGCGCTGCTTACTCTCCAATTCCCCCTGAACCTTATCCAGGACCCTGTTAACACTATCCCTCTTCTCCGTCAACACCTCAATactcttctccatctccttcTTCTCACTCACCAACGCCCCGTTCTCTCTCGCCATCTCCTCCCCCTTCTCCACAGCCAATCCAACACTCTCCTCCAGCTCCAAAATCTTCCCACGCAAAACCACCTCCTCATCGCGCGAAACCTTCAAACTCTCACCGAGCTGCCTCACCTCAAAATCAAGGTTCAACGCTTTCGCCACCTGAGCATCCTTAAGCCTCTCAATCTCATCCTTCTCCCTGACAACCCTCTCAATCTCCTCCTTCAAACCCTCAACAACCAAAGCAGAATCCTTCGAGCTAACCAAACCTAAATCCCTCTCCTTGACAAGCTCCTCAATCGCCTTCTCCTTCTCCGAAATCTCCTCCATCAACTTCTCCCCTTCCAATTTCATCACCCACAGCTCCTCCTTCAGCTTCCTCTCTCTCCCCTCACCCTCAGATTTCACCAAATCCCTCTCCCCTCCCAAAAccatcttctcatcctcaaaccGCAGAGCAAGCTCCTTCATCTCCCCCTTCAGAGCCGCAACCTCAACCTCCTTCTCTCCGACCACCTCCCTCATCTGGGCCACCGTGAAAACGGAAATGACGCCGTTTTGAAGCTCCAGAGCGAGGCTGTTGTCTACATCCATATCGGAAGCTTGCACCAGTTGGTGATTCTGACGGCGGAGGGAGTCgatttggtggcggtggttggTGGTTTCTTTGAGGAGGACGGAGTTGAGGTTTTTGAGATTCTGGATTTGGTGAGAAGGGTCTTCCATGGAAGAAGGTTTGTGGTCGTTGGATTGagattggtggtggtgggacAGTTTCTTTTTGGCCATATTTGAGTTGAGTGGGTGAGTGAGGTTGTGGCGGTGTGAAAAGATGAATCAAGTTAAAGAGAATGAAAGGTTTTAGGGTTTGTTGTTTTTTGTGTGAAATGGGAAATGGTGAAGAGAGGTTTGAATGTTAggtttttgaattcaaattttgGGCCCCAATGTTAAGACCACCCAATTCCAATGGATTGTCTTCATTGGACACGTGATGCCCAAAAAACAATATTATAGTATTATTTTGTCTCATTTCCCACCTGCTAGCCAATAGTGATACTCATTTTCTAATGCGATCTTTTCGATTGGTTAAGATTTATGTAGGACTCATCAATTTATAAGTGAGACTCGTATCCTTTAGTGATCCTTCATTAATTTCGACCGATCAAAAATAGAGTGTTGGCACAAGAGTGTCTGATAGATTGTTGCTTGTGTTTCTCTAATTTCATATCTTTTTTTAGGCACATTGTGTTTGATGTTTTTTTATGACATGGGTTATGTTTGGTTTGATGTAACCCATTTATTAGTGGGCTGGCCCAGATAAAGAAAAATACAAGGTGAGTTGATGGGTTGAGccatcaaaaaacaaaaaaacaacttCAGAAAAATATTAAAGCCAATCCTACTATCctgcttcttctatttctattttttattgatGCTAATAAAATgttgaataaatttatttaaatttggcCCTGACCCTGTCATTTGGTGGGTTGAAAATTATGGGCTAAGATTGGGTTATTGAATTGAGTTAAGCAGATTGACCCAATTCCTTTTTGTCGCCCCCTATACTAATTCAATGAGCAATCCAATTTTGAAAGGATTGATAACTAAGATAATTGTATTGGAGAATCTTACCAAACTTTATTTCGAAAAAAGGCTacttcgaccaaaaaaaaaaaggctaccAATGCTCATTTCAACGGTCTATTTTCAGCACTTTTATATTGATCCGTTGAAATTCATGTGAGGTTTCCTAAAAATATGGACCCCAGTAACTCACTTCTAAATTAGTGAGACTCTCttgaatttcaattaattaatgaGAGAGTGTTGAAAAGTGATTATTAAAGTGAGTATTGCTAGGAGTCTTTTCGAAAAAAATCTATACTCAAAGGTCAGAGCACCACTcatttcaagtttcaactacATGAGATATTTTATTCACTATCAATGAggagcttgaagtacaagggaGATTTCTACATTGACTCTGTGAGTTGTTGGTGAGTTGGTAGCTAGACACCCACATTTATAGCATTTTTGGATCAAAATCAATTTGGAAATTCAGAAGTTGTTCAACTTCAAACAAGTTACTCCTTATAATTGTATATGtcattaaaatcaattataaaatGATTTTCAAAGATGCACTTAACCCAGTTTAGAACACATGATTGCTGCAATACCAATTAAAAAAGAACCCATTTATATTTCTATGCTTGGGCATTGTAGCTAGCCTCCTCACCCTTTTACATGCATGCACCAAGCTTATATTAATCTTGTAATAGTTTAAGACAATATGATCCTATGAATTAATGCAGAGGACACAAACTCTCCAATTATTGTGGTAAGAAGGAGTAAAATATATGGGAAACAAATAAAATGGAATCTGCTCAGATGGAAGCCAGATTGAAAAACCAAAACTTCCCACAACAACATCTTGGATCTTTCTCATTACTTCATAAATAATCCACTTaagataatttttaatttttagattCCTTATCAGCACAGTTTAAACTTCCGAGCTATTTGTGAGATTAGAAAATTTAACTTGAACTTGAGAAGCTGTTGTCATCATGATGTGGATATGTGATCAAATACATGAAATTGTTTAGTCATGGGCTGATGTTATTGGCCTTCAAATAAGCATGGTTTGTGGAGGTGAAGTGAATTATTAGTATGTTTTGATTCgctacaaaatttgaaatgaagCTACAACACATAAGTTTTACCTTAATGTGACTCCGTGATTTCAAAACACACTATTCTGTTAATAAGTGATTGAAAGTTGTAACACAAAAATCATTGAAAGTAAAATCTTATTAAAATTACAAGAATGtctgtctttttatttttggattGGATGGTCGTCTCATTGAGCCTCATTGCCTGTAAAAGGATTGGAGGACTAGGGCATGATTTGTACAAGGCGATGGGATGTACTTGAGGGGCTTCATGGGCGACCTCATGCTATGGGGCCTTCGGCGACCTCAAACGATCTCAAGCATCAAGGAGATCCATGAAACCTTGTTAAAACCTTGTAATCTAGCGTTTAAGATATTTTTATAATGTCGTTGCCTACGTCCCCTGAATCACAACACTTGTTAATTACATGATAAGGAGATAATTATATTAGGGTTAAAACGGCTCGTGCATATGTACCCTTAAAGATCTTCGTAAATCTCAAGTTCAATGTAAATAAAACGGAGActaagtttatttttttattttttaaaagagagTAAGCTTTGAACTTTCTCTTAAGTTTTCTACTTGGTCTCACCCATGTTCACTGCgcgaacattttttttttactaaattacTCTCGCAATTACAACTCTAGTGTGATAGATGCTAAATATCTCACTAAGAGTGCAccttttgatgattgaattttCGAGTTCAAACAATCATTTTTAACTGCTGAGACCGACACATGTTGCGTCACGAATTAAGAGTAATGGTTATCTAATAGCAAACGTTGAGTTACTTATCAATTGAACAGTTGAACTCGAACATATTGCACTCAATCTCTATCAATCTAGCCATTTCCTCCGTAATAATAGGAAGACTTGGGGTGGGGGTATTGCACTATTTGTCCCCTCGATCTCACCCATGAAACTGTACCCAAATACACGCCCCTTGGTCATTAAAAGCCTCACCTCAATTGACAGTGTCTATTTATACCAGCAGGCAGCAACTCCCCCCCAGGTAAAAGATACTTCCAAAATTTCGCATAATTGGTGTTTCACTCCACCATTTGTATGTTTGGATAAGTTTCTATTTGTTAGGAATCAATTCTGGCACCAAAAACAATTcttcccataattgattttggttagAAATTAGCAAACATTTGactatactattttttttttgataagcttgACTATACTATTACTACATATATGTTTGAGTAAAATGAAGTCATTGATAATGAAATATGCTGTTTGTAAATTGCAACTAAGGAGAAAAATATATTATCAGGTACTCTGTCATTGCTCATTAGACACATCACAACATTACAGCTAGGTAGCTTGGTTTCAGATCTTGTCtgttagagcaactccaacgctggtttcttaacccagctggagttgctaagaaACCGTATCCTATTTTTTGCAGCATTGGAGCATGCCTAGTTGGCACTTCTGGTATCTTAGCAACAGTGCAgagttccttgcacaaggaactctgctttttggtttcttagcatttaaaattattattttctctcactttcttCAACCGAATGCTCCAGAATTCAGAGGGAAAAAAACAGATTGAAGGAActtggaagaagatgaacaacagAACTCCAAAACAACAATTTGATTACAACAAAATTCAaactttaaaatataaattattactttacaataaaaattaaaactttaccCTCATGATCTGGGttacatgaaaaaaaataaggaagagGGAGCAAAGTGAGCAGCAAAAATTAAAGCTTGGACCACCGATCAAGCACCTTGCATGTCTGATCCAGAAGCTTGAGGGGCGATCTGGGTCTTGATTGAAGCTTTGGTGGCGGCTGGGGTAGGTTTTAGCtgcggtggtgggtgtttggtggTGGTGAGGTGGGTTTCGATGGGTgtgaggtgggttttggtggcggtggatgcTGCATCGTGGccggtggtgggtgtttgttGGCGGTTGAGGTTGTTTGTTggcggtggtgggtgtttgttGCGGTGGTGGGTGAGAGGAAGGGGAAAAGGAGACGCTGCAGGTCGTGGAAGAGGAAGGGGGAAAGAGGAAGGggaaaagaagaaggtgagtgaGAGCTTGAGGAAGGAGGTGAGTGagagaggttgaagaagctgagcgtgagagaagagaggaagaagagaggagcGGCTAGGGTTGAGGGTTGGGTCTGAGGGTGAGAGTGAGGAAAAATAGattatatagtgggtgaccggctgagccggtcatcccaccggctggagccggttttctgcccgtttgggcttttttttttgaatttttttaaattgaccgGTTTGACCGGTTTTCTGACCGTTTTTTCAATTATCAGCTTCTATACCGaccgttttttcaattctcagcttctttaccttatatatagtgcagtagaccatttgaaacaccaacatttactcccacaatatctctcttgtccaaaaattctcaaatttctcaaaatgtctaatccttatgagcaatattatccactgctcgacaatgaaacacctcctacaagtgaaggtttgcaaccttcgcctatgtttccgccacaaaaccaacctccgcagatgattcacccgcaaagccaacctatgatggtgttccaacaacaaaaccaacattcgcaggtgattcgcccgcaaagccaacctatgccgatgttccaacaacaaaacccacatccgcaaatgtatcaaccacaaagccaacatccgcagatgtgtcaccctcaaaaccaacctcctcaCACCGGTGGTAATGTTCAAAATCCTTCGTATCAAATGTTTCCACAATCGTTCTACCATCAAAACCAACCTCAGGGTCAAATGGGACCATATCCACCACAAATGCCTTATCCAAACAATCCACAATATTGCATGTATCCACCACAATACCAAGCACCTCCTACTGGTAGCAGCAGTAGTTCAAAAGTCTCAAGTACACAATGTGAGGCTATGCCCGATGAGCCTGAATTTTCTACTCAACGGGGTCTAGATGATTTTGATCTTGAAGAATCCGGAAAGAAACGCACCAAATGGAGTGGTAAAGataatatacttcttcttcaatcatggctcaacgtttctaccgatcgggtcgtgggaaatgagcaaaagtcagatttgttttggaataaGATTCGAGCCCAATATGAGGAGTACCGCGACGATGCCTCTCCTTCGAGGACATGGTTATCCCTGAaatctcattttaataaattgaatgctgatcttcaaaaatttgtcggttgccacactaaagccgtcaatcattggaaaagtggacactcagataaggacatcatggctacggcgcatcaattatatcatgtagatacaggtaaagatttcaaacatgagaatgaatgGCGGTTGGTGAAGGATGAACCAAAGTGGAAGGGAACATTTATGACAACCAGTTCAACGAGGCAGAAGAAGTCAGTAGATGGGGTGTATGCAACATCGTCTGACCGGAGTGCATCAATCGAGGGCGACGAATATGAGGCCACACAACCAGCAACCCGCCCGTTGGGAAAAAAGAACCAgaaaaggaaggccaaagtaggagacacagcttcaagtgatctcgattatgttcctaactccgagatgatagccatcgggaaagctaaactgggattccttgcgagttttgagaagctcaagactgaagaactggaggtgagaaaggaaaaaaacaaacttcaaaaggcgcggttattgaaggaatacaaagatatccttatggaggacacatctgaaatgaacgaggtgcagttagcaacgcatcagcgcctagttgaattcgccatgaaagaactaggaatgtcttaattcttgttgttgtctttcttagagtgtgccaatgttgtgattttagcatttctacttattgattctgcattagtgttgtaattttagcatttctacttatgtgtattgcatcagtgttgtaattttagcatttctacttatgtaatctgcattaatgttgtaatttcagtattcgaatttttcttaatgtgtgtactgcgtttctacttatgt is a window of Lotus japonicus ecotype B-129 chromosome 5, LjGifu_v1.2 DNA encoding:
- the LOC130718067 gene encoding uncharacterized protein LOC130718067 translates to MAKKKLSHHHQSQSNDHKPSSMEDPSHQIQNLKNLNSVLLKETTNHRHQIDSLRRQNHQLVQASDMDVDNSLALELQNGVISVFTVAQMREVVGEKEVEVAALKGEMKELALRFEDEKMVLGGERDLVKSEGEGRERKLKEELWVMKLEGEKLMEEISEKEKAIEELVKERDLGLVSSKDSALVVEGLKEEIERVVREKDEIERLKDAQVAKALNLDFEVRQLGESLKVSRDEEVVLRGKILELEESVGLAVEKGEEMARENGALVSEKKEMEKSIEVLTEKRDSVNRVLDKVQGELESKQRELDEANRALDEMEQVKARQEYEIAELQGELGRLRGVVDELKGSCKEFEEKNEQLVSQVNHYRDAVDEVTLEKDNMRKGFEEEKNKVEKLELQIAGMEKKIEQAESELGKMRSEREKLNEKNEQLLSQVNHYRDVVDEVTLEKDNLKKGFEEEKNKGEQLALQVAGIVVKAEQAATELWKMRSEREKLSERNKELVSNVDVLKKEKEALQNTLLDAQRESADLSAKIEFFCINSNQALAMLKSTAALVCHENNDVEEVVRDGKKLAGEIQPYAAELDTIKNAFKSKTEIVDDLKQQIVSLQKNVDKAHKGKGLLTMISSASTIFAAVLAAYVAKGR